One Tunturibacter gelidoferens genomic region harbors:
- the hutI gene encoding imidazolonepropionase, with amino-acid sequence MSELLLTGISQLATPLGQGSRRGAAMGQLQIVERARVAIDAGVISWIGPEYEWSGNAESVVDLGGRAVVPGLIDPHTHAVWGGDRLIDFEARSAGATYEEILAAGGGIWHTIRETAEKSSEEMAELALPRIQALQRSGATTIEVKSGYGYTLEAELRMLEAIRLLQKRTLSRLVPTLLIHICPEGFTERQAYREMVCSELIPEVAGRGLASAVDIFVERHAWSAVDARIVLACAQAAGLSIKLHTEQFQQVGGLELGVEMEALSVDHLEVCSLAQCELVARSKTIATLLPGVSLHLGLPAAPGRALIDAGAAVAIGTDLNPGSSPLFSTAAAMALAVRLNGLTAPEALTASTANAAAALGLSNVGRLEVGMHADFLVLESSDWRDLPYTLGQNMVREVWVAGRKQAV; translated from the coding sequence AGCGAGTTGCTTTTGACGGGGATCTCCCAGTTGGCTACTCCGCTTGGGCAAGGATCGAGGCGTGGGGCGGCGATGGGGCAACTACAGATTGTTGAACGGGCGCGAGTTGCTATCGATGCGGGTGTAATTTCCTGGATTGGACCTGAGTATGAGTGGAGCGGAAATGCCGAGTCGGTAGTTGATCTGGGTGGTCGCGCAGTCGTTCCTGGACTTATCGATCCTCATACGCATGCGGTGTGGGGAGGTGATCGTCTCATCGACTTTGAGGCGCGAAGTGCCGGTGCAACCTACGAAGAGATTCTCGCGGCGGGTGGCGGGATCTGGCATACGATTCGTGAGACTGCTGAGAAAAGCAGCGAGGAGATGGCCGAGCTTGCGTTGCCTCGCATTCAAGCTCTCCAACGTTCTGGCGCTACGACTATCGAGGTGAAATCTGGTTATGGGTACACGCTCGAAGCGGAGTTGCGAATGCTTGAGGCTATCCGCTTACTACAGAAGCGGACGCTGAGTCGCCTGGTACCTACGTTGCTGATACACATTTGCCCGGAAGGGTTTACTGAACGACAAGCTTATCGCGAGATGGTTTGCAGCGAGCTGATACCGGAGGTTGCAGGACGTGGTCTTGCTTCCGCAGTGGACATCTTTGTTGAACGTCATGCCTGGAGCGCGGTGGATGCGAGGATTGTGCTCGCTTGCGCACAGGCAGCTGGTTTGAGCATCAAGCTGCATACGGAACAGTTTCAGCAGGTCGGTGGCCTAGAGTTGGGAGTAGAGATGGAAGCCCTGAGTGTCGATCATCTTGAGGTCTGTTCGCTGGCACAGTGTGAGTTGGTTGCGAGGTCGAAGACGATCGCAACGCTCCTGCCGGGGGTGAGCCTACACTTGGGCCTTCCCGCTGCGCCGGGTCGTGCGCTGATCGATGCCGGAGCTGCGGTGGCTATCGGGACCGACCTGAATCCAGGGTCCAGTCCGCTGTTCTCCACGGCAGCGGCGATGGCTCTGGCGGTGCGGTTGAATGGACTGACCGCGCCCGAGGCTTTGACCGCGTCCACTGCGAATGCTGCGGCGGCGCTTGGCCTGTCGAACGTTGGACGGCTGGAGGTTGGAATGCACGCAGATTTTCTTGTGCTTGAGAGTTCAGACTGGCGGGATCTGCCGTATACGCTTGGGCAAAATATGGTGCGTGAAGTCTGGGTCGCCGGACGAAAGCAGGCTGTATGA
- a CDS encoding formimidoylglutamate deiminase: protein MSVSYQPDLVYVDGRFRSGYEVVVTDAGTIFSIGPVKAEKDGGGASLSGVRRLPGRALLPGMIDIHSHSFQRALRGKAESRRRSGPDFWSWRNIMYRCALALTPEEIYDVARMAFLEMTLAGITTVGEFHYLHRTPAGEAYADPNLLAKQVIRAAESVGIRIALLRCAYVRAGFELSPDSGQIRFIEPDVERFLHDSERLRNEIAAMRPTVSFGLAPHSVRAVPRHYLEAISAWAQTHAMPLHMHVAEQPAEIGACVAEYGTTPFEFLDGLGLMTHDFTAIHAIHLQSGEIERMGRGKITVGACPTTERNLGDGILDADALIDAGVSIAFGTDSHTQTDALENARELESNLRLRHLQRAVLDGRQGEALPVLLFDFATRAGARSLHVEAGSLEVGKAADFFTVDLSEASIAGSLPDELLTNIVFSMSPRAIRDVVVDGRVIIDDGQHAMQGEIVEAFRSVQTRLGTEL from the coding sequence ATGAGCGTGTCTTACCAGCCGGATCTCGTTTATGTTGATGGACGCTTTCGCAGTGGTTATGAAGTTGTTGTAACCGACGCCGGAACGATCTTCTCCATTGGGCCGGTGAAGGCGGAGAAAGATGGTGGAGGCGCGAGTCTCTCCGGTGTTCGCCGCTTGCCGGGTCGAGCCCTGTTACCGGGAATGATTGATATTCATTCGCACTCTTTCCAACGTGCGCTCCGAGGTAAGGCGGAGTCGAGACGCAGGAGTGGGCCTGATTTCTGGTCGTGGCGCAACATCATGTATCGCTGTGCGCTTGCGCTGACACCGGAGGAGATCTACGACGTTGCTCGCATGGCGTTTCTTGAGATGACACTTGCGGGCATTACTACCGTTGGGGAGTTTCACTATCTCCACCGCACGCCGGCGGGCGAGGCTTATGCTGATCCGAACCTTTTGGCTAAGCAGGTGATTCGCGCTGCAGAAAGTGTTGGCATAAGAATCGCGTTGCTTCGCTGTGCCTATGTTCGTGCGGGTTTTGAGCTTTCCCCTGATTCTGGCCAGATCCGCTTTATCGAGCCTGACGTGGAGAGATTCCTGCACGATTCGGAGAGGTTGCGGAATGAGATTGCAGCGATGCGTCCGACCGTGAGTTTTGGCCTTGCGCCCCATAGTGTCCGAGCTGTTCCACGTCATTATCTTGAAGCTATTTCAGCCTGGGCGCAGACGCATGCCATGCCGCTGCACATGCATGTTGCCGAACAACCTGCAGAGATTGGGGCTTGTGTCGCGGAGTATGGAACGACTCCTTTTGAGTTCCTGGATGGGCTCGGATTGATGACGCATGACTTTACTGCTATTCATGCGATTCATCTGCAGAGTGGCGAGATTGAGCGGATGGGACGCGGGAAGATTACGGTGGGGGCTTGTCCTACGACTGAGCGAAATCTCGGCGACGGGATTCTTGATGCGGATGCTTTGATTGATGCGGGCGTGTCGATTGCCTTTGGAACTGATAGCCACACTCAGACAGATGCGCTTGAAAATGCGCGGGAACTGGAATCGAACTTGCGTCTGCGGCATCTGCAGCGCGCGGTCCTTGACGGCAGACAAGGTGAGGCGTTGCCGGTTCTTCTGTTCGACTTCGCGACGCGCGCTGGGGCGCGGTCGCTGCACGTCGAGGCTGGCTCGCTGGAGGTTGGAAAGGCTGCTGATTTCTTCACGGTAGATCTCTCCGAGGCTTCGATTGCGGGAAGCCTGCCGGACGAATTGCTGACGAATATTGTCTTCAGTATGTCTCCGAGAGCGATCCGGGATGTGGTCGTCGATGGTCGGGTCATCATCGACGATGGGCAACATGCGATGCAGGGTGAGATCGTGGAGGCCTTTCGCAGCGTGCAGACGCGGCTGGGGACTGAGCTATGA
- the argE gene encoding acetylornithine deacetylase translates to MTRPQTLLQELVAIPSVSSMSNRPVVEWIQRFIEPLGWHHRLFCYDDAAGVEKVNLVVSPQPMGDGRIEAELAIVCHTDTVPFGAEWREATELRERDGMLHGCGACDVKGFLACMLAAASSVSAREMSKRFCLVFTADEEVGCRGARFLLEADAIRARYAIVGEPTSLTPARAGKGYCLASIKVIGRAAHSAFPEAGRSAIFAAARLLREIEALALELMVERNDAFSPPWTTLNVGEIRGGTAKNVVPAECSFLLEWRPISTQRPEVVLERLREVVRRLSSEESLEGFEVQIEALRMEGGFETRIDSAVIQAVLKETDSKIQTISFGTEAPWLARMGAEAVVIGPGSMLTAHSPRECVPSGELDECVAILRRAIEELCS, encoded by the coding sequence ATGACTCGTCCGCAGACGCTGCTGCAGGAGTTGGTGGCGATTCCGAGTGTGTCCAGCATGAGCAATCGCCCGGTGGTGGAGTGGATTCAGAGATTTATTGAACCGCTTGGGTGGCATCATCGGCTGTTTTGCTACGACGATGCGGCGGGCGTGGAGAAGGTGAATCTTGTTGTCTCGCCACAGCCTATGGGAGATGGGCGGATCGAGGCGGAACTTGCTATCGTCTGTCACACCGATACAGTTCCCTTTGGTGCTGAGTGGCGGGAGGCGACGGAGCTGCGTGAGCGGGATGGGATGCTTCACGGTTGCGGCGCGTGCGATGTGAAGGGCTTTCTTGCTTGTATGCTCGCCGCAGCTTCATCGGTGAGTGCTCGCGAGATGAGCAAGCGGTTTTGTCTGGTGTTTACGGCGGACGAAGAGGTTGGTTGCCGGGGGGCTCGCTTTCTTCTCGAGGCTGATGCGATTCGTGCACGGTACGCAATCGTTGGGGAACCTACTTCGCTTACTCCTGCGCGTGCCGGGAAGGGCTACTGTCTTGCTTCGATCAAGGTAATCGGGCGAGCTGCACACAGTGCTTTTCCTGAGGCTGGACGGTCGGCCATCTTTGCTGCGGCGCGGTTGCTGCGAGAGATCGAGGCTCTGGCGCTGGAGTTGATGGTGGAGCGCAATGATGCTTTTTCTCCGCCGTGGACGACGTTGAACGTTGGGGAGATCCGCGGGGGGACAGCCAAGAATGTTGTTCCGGCTGAGTGCTCTTTTTTGCTGGAGTGGAGACCTATTTCTACTCAGCGGCCGGAGGTTGTTCTTGAGCGGCTGCGTGAGGTCGTTCGTCGCCTCAGTTCGGAGGAAAGCTTGGAAGGCTTCGAGGTGCAGATTGAGGCTCTAAGGATGGAAGGCGGCTTTGAGACTCGAATCGATAGCGCCGTGATTCAGGCGGTGTTGAAAGAGACAGACTCGAAGATCCAGACTATCTCTTTTGGTACGGAAGCGCCGTGGCTCGCGCGAATGGGCGCTGAGGCGGTGGTGATTGGGCCAGGGTCTATGCTGACGGCGCATAGTCCACGCGAATGTGTGCCGAGTGGGGAACTCGATGAGTGCGTTGCAATTTTGCGCAGGGCCATTGAGGAGCTTTGCAGCTAG